The following proteins are co-located in the Bordetella bronchialis genome:
- a CDS encoding DUF1045 domain-containing protein, which yields MPRAYRYAVYLAPVGAWREFGRAWLGRDEETGQRLPRSRQDDPRLDAWTEAPRHYGLHATLKPPFRLRRGTTARGLDETMRALARMQAPFSIGLELRALRGFLAWCLPDDAGTHARVRALADRMVRDVDAYREPPSPAEIARRRPDQLSLPQQRMLAEWGYPYVFDTYTFHVTLTGQLGGTELDHAQDLVRARAGRALDGAMPVEAVSVYVQPRQDDPFIVARHYGFDGRVRDAAGSSYLDDDAP from the coding sequence ATGCCGCGGGCTTATCGATATGCCGTTTACCTGGCCCCGGTGGGCGCCTGGCGCGAATTCGGCCGGGCCTGGCTGGGCCGCGATGAAGAAACCGGCCAGCGCCTGCCCCGCTCGCGCCAGGACGATCCGCGCCTGGACGCCTGGACCGAGGCGCCCCGCCACTACGGGCTGCACGCCACCCTTAAGCCGCCATTCCGCCTGCGGCGCGGCACCACCGCCCGGGGGCTGGACGAGACCATGCGTGCATTGGCGCGCATGCAGGCGCCCTTCTCCATCGGCCTGGAACTGCGCGCACTGCGCGGTTTCCTGGCCTGGTGCCTGCCCGACGACGCGGGCACGCACGCGCGCGTACGGGCACTGGCCGACCGCATGGTGCGCGACGTGGATGCCTACCGCGAACCGCCTTCTCCCGCCGAGATCGCGCGCCGCCGGCCCGACCAGCTCAGCCTGCCCCAGCAACGCATGCTGGCGGAATGGGGCTACCCCTATGTCTTCGACACCTACACCTTCCATGTCACGCTGACCGGCCAATTGGGCGGCACGGAGCTCGACCACGCGCAGGACCTGGTGCGCGCCCGCGCCGGACGCGCGCTGGACGGCGCCATGCCCGTCGAGGCGGTCAGCGTATACGTGCAGCCACGCCAGGACGATCCCTTTATCGTCGCGCGGCATTACGGTTTCGACGGCCGCGTCCGCGACGCCGCCGGCAGTTCGTATCTGGACGACGACGCGCCATGA
- the phnE gene encoding phosphonate ABC transporter, permease protein PhnE, whose product MSATLSSARPAPQPPKSSLPTMLAWAIVIAVLAASWQGADMRPLDLFRDSGNMSQFARDFFPPNFRDWRMYLEEMLVTVQIAIWGTFLAIVLAVPMSLLCSSNIVPAWVYQPVRRLMDACRAINEMVFAMLFIVAVGLGPFAGVLALWVHTLGVLAKLFSEAVEAIDPRPVEGVRATGAGAIEEIVFGVIPQVLPLWISYSLYRFESNVRSASVVGIVGAGGIGMVLWEIIRSFQYAQTCAVMIIIVVFVTGIDLLSSRIRKLFI is encoded by the coding sequence ATGAGCGCCACCCTGTCCTCGGCGCGGCCCGCGCCGCAACCGCCCAAGAGCTCGCTGCCCACCATGCTGGCCTGGGCCATCGTCATCGCGGTGCTGGCCGCCTCGTGGCAGGGCGCCGACATGCGTCCGCTGGACCTGTTCCGGGATTCGGGCAACATGTCGCAGTTCGCGCGGGATTTCTTCCCGCCGAACTTCCGCGACTGGCGCATGTACCTGGAAGAAATGCTGGTCACCGTCCAGATCGCGATCTGGGGTACCTTCCTGGCCATTGTGCTGGCGGTTCCCATGAGCCTGCTGTGCTCGTCGAACATCGTCCCGGCCTGGGTATACCAGCCCGTGCGCCGGCTGATGGACGCCTGCCGCGCCATCAACGAGATGGTCTTCGCCATGCTGTTCATCGTCGCCGTGGGCCTGGGGCCCTTCGCCGGCGTGCTGGCGCTGTGGGTGCATACCCTGGGTGTGCTGGCCAAGCTGTTCTCCGAGGCCGTGGAGGCCATCGATCCCCGGCCGGTGGAGGGTGTGCGCGCCACGGGCGCGGGGGCCATAGAGGAAATCGTCTTCGGGGTCATCCCCCAGGTGCTGCCCTTGTGGATTTCCTATTCCCTGTACCGCTTCGAGTCCAACGTGCGGTCCGCGTCCGTCGTGGGCATCGTGGGCGCCGGCGGTATCGGCATGGTGCTGTGGGAGATCATCCGCAGCTTCCAGTATGCGCAGACCTGCGCGGTCATGATCATCATCGTGGTCTTCGTGACGGGCATCGACTTGCTGTCGTCGCGCATACGCAAACTTTTCATCTGA
- a CDS encoding phosphonate degradation HD-domain oxygenase yields MSEALTLARVESLFRGYGSAYYGREAITQTEHALQCAALAEQAGESPATVVAGLLHDIGHLMMAESEQEDKRHQDVGARALLGLVGESVCAPVRLHVPAKRYLCAVDRAYWATLSQASKDTLVLQGGPFSTQEVQAFERLPYFAEAVRLRKYDDLAKVPGAATPPLRHYLDMLETVAA; encoded by the coding sequence ATGTCCGAAGCCCTGACGCTGGCGCGCGTCGAGAGCCTGTTCCGCGGCTACGGCAGCGCCTATTACGGCCGCGAGGCCATTACCCAGACCGAACACGCGCTGCAGTGCGCGGCCCTGGCCGAACAGGCCGGCGAATCGCCCGCCACCGTCGTCGCCGGACTGCTGCACGATATCGGCCACCTGATGATGGCCGAGAGCGAGCAGGAGGACAAGCGCCACCAGGACGTGGGCGCGCGCGCCTTGCTGGGCCTGGTCGGCGAGAGCGTCTGCGCGCCGGTGCGCCTGCACGTGCCGGCCAAGCGCTACCTGTGCGCCGTCGACCGCGCATACTGGGCCACGCTGTCGCAGGCGTCCAAGGACACGCTGGTGCTGCAGGGCGGTCCGTTCAGCACGCAGGAAGTGCAGGCCTTCGAGCGCCTGCCATATTTCGCCGAGGCCGTGCGCCTGCGCAAGTACGACGACCTGGCCAAGGTGCCGGGGGCCGCGACGCCGCCGCTGCGGCACTACCTGGATATGCTGGAGACGGTGGCCGCCTGA
- a CDS encoding alpha-D-ribose 1-methylphosphonate 5-triphosphate diphosphatase has protein sequence MHTDTTPPRFLRGIRGRRVLTSQGLGPAGLSFAQDRIAEVSLDADHPRADFDAGNLLVLPGIVDLHGDAFERAIMPRPGVTFPYDGALLDVDRQLLANGITTEFHGLTLSWEGGLRGEPYAQRMFDALERMQRLLGARHYVHLRFETHHVAGVELAQSWIRAGKVRFLALNDHLPSMTRRLGDDRKLLQYAERAECDLDTFQERIRAAMRSADAVAGAMRELTDCALDAGLEIASHDDRDAATRRYYHQLGCKVAEFPLTMEAAQVARGLGDSIVFGAPNVVRGGSHTNAPDATAMIRAGLCDILASDYYYPAQLNAVLKLAARGILPLEQAWALVSRNPARAAGLKDRGLLDAGMTADAIVVDDSVPEVPRVCAAIVGGRLCYAARHFDSRLERAAA, from the coding sequence ATGCATACAGACACTACGCCCCCCCGCTTTCTGCGCGGCATCCGCGGCCGCCGCGTATTGACGTCCCAGGGGTTGGGCCCAGCCGGCCTGTCCTTCGCGCAGGACCGCATCGCCGAGGTGAGCCTGGACGCGGACCACCCGCGGGCGGATTTCGACGCCGGTAACCTGCTGGTGCTGCCCGGCATCGTGGACCTGCACGGCGACGCCTTCGAACGCGCCATCATGCCGCGCCCCGGCGTGACCTTCCCGTACGACGGCGCCCTGCTCGACGTCGATCGCCAGCTGCTTGCCAACGGCATCACCACCGAATTCCACGGCTTGACCCTGTCCTGGGAAGGCGGCCTGCGTGGCGAGCCCTACGCCCAGCGCATGTTCGACGCGCTGGAACGCATGCAGCGCCTGCTGGGCGCGCGCCATTACGTGCACCTGCGCTTCGAGACCCATCACGTGGCCGGCGTGGAACTCGCGCAGTCGTGGATACGGGCGGGCAAGGTGCGCTTCCTGGCCTTGAACGACCACCTGCCCAGCATGACCAGGCGCCTGGGCGACGACCGCAAGCTGCTGCAGTATGCGGAACGCGCGGAATGCGACCTGGACACGTTCCAGGAACGCATCCGGGCGGCGATGAGGTCGGCCGACGCCGTGGCCGGCGCCATGCGCGAACTGACCGATTGCGCGCTGGACGCCGGCCTGGAGATCGCATCCCACGACGACCGCGATGCCGCCACGCGGCGTTATTACCACCAGCTGGGCTGCAAGGTGGCGGAATTCCCGCTGACCATGGAAGCCGCCCAGGTCGCCCGCGGGCTGGGCGACTCCATCGTTTTCGGCGCGCCCAACGTCGTGCGTGGCGGCAGCCACACCAATGCGCCCGATGCGACGGCGATGATACGCGCCGGCCTGTGCGACATCCTGGCATCCGACTACTACTATCCCGCGCAATTGAACGCCGTCCTGAAGCTGGCCGCCCGCGGCATCCTGCCGCTGGAGCAGGCCTGGGCGCTGGTGTCGCGCAACCCCGCGCGGGCAGCGGGCCTGAAGGACCGCGGCCTGCTGGATGCCGGCATGACGGCCGACGCCATCGTGGTGGACGACAGCGTTCCCGAGGTCCCGCGCGTCTGCGCGGCCATCGTCGGCGGACGCCTGTGCTATGCCGCGCGCCACTTCGACAGCCGCCTGGAACGGGCCGCCGCCTGA
- the phnF gene encoding phosphonate metabolism transcriptional regulator PhnF, with protein MVERGSGIAIWRQIGEALATDIRNKRYVPGEQLPPEPELAAKFSVNRHTIRRAMGALEQGGLVRIEQGRGTFVQEHAIDYAIGKRTRFSENLGSQGVLGHTHVLDSGTVKSADIAQHLGLARNAALLRVHLVGKTENRTISVAEHYFDEKRFPGFVDKLNATRSISKTYRQFGIADYTRKWSRITATLPNDDVARLLAQPKTRPILKVEALNVDQDKLPLQYSVTRFSGDWVQLMVNDQD; from the coding sequence ATGGTGGAAAGAGGATCGGGCATCGCCATCTGGCGCCAAATCGGCGAGGCCCTGGCGACGGACATACGCAACAAGCGCTACGTGCCCGGCGAACAGCTGCCGCCGGAGCCGGAGCTTGCCGCCAAGTTCTCCGTGAACCGCCACACGATACGGCGCGCCATGGGGGCGCTGGAGCAAGGCGGCCTGGTGCGCATCGAGCAGGGCCGCGGGACTTTCGTGCAGGAGCATGCCATCGATTACGCCATCGGCAAGCGCACGCGCTTTTCCGAGAATCTCGGCAGCCAGGGCGTACTGGGCCATACGCATGTGCTGGACAGCGGCACCGTCAAGTCGGCCGACATCGCGCAGCACCTGGGCCTGGCGCGCAACGCGGCCCTGCTGCGCGTGCATCTGGTCGGCAAAACCGAAAACCGCACCATCAGCGTGGCCGAGCATTATTTCGACGAAAAGCGCTTTCCCGGCTTCGTGGACAAGCTGAACGCCACGCGCTCGATCTCCAAGACCTATCGCCAGTTCGGTATCGCCGATTACACCCGCAAGTGGTCGCGTATCACCGCCACGCTGCCCAACGACGATGTCGCGCGCCTGCTGGCCCAGCCCAAGACCCGCCCCATCCTGAAGGTAGAGGCCTTGAACGTCGACCAGGACAAGCTGCCGCTGCAATACAGCGTCACGCGGTTCTCCGGCGACTGGGTGCAGCTCATGGTCAACGACCAGGACTAG
- the phnN gene encoding phosphonate metabolism protein/1,5-bisphosphokinase (PRPP-forming) PhnN, producing MKDDSPPLVYVMGPSGSGKDTLLRRLRAMSAPEDRILVAHRYITRPSGADEASLALDEEEFVRREQLGCFALSWRSHGLAYGIGVEIDAWMAAGVTVLVNGSRAYLPQACARYPGLCAVEIAVAPQALKLRLAGRGRESGHALEARLARATTPFHVPADCLHLTIDNNGAPEEAATKLLDIVRRRHA from the coding sequence ATGAAGGACGATTCCCCGCCCCTGGTCTACGTCATGGGCCCTTCGGGCAGCGGCAAGGACACGCTGCTGCGCCGGCTGCGCGCCATGAGCGCGCCCGAGGACCGCATCCTGGTGGCGCACCGCTACATCACCCGTCCCAGCGGGGCGGACGAGGCCTCGCTCGCGCTGGACGAAGAGGAATTCGTCCGCCGCGAACAGCTCGGCTGCTTCGCCCTGTCCTGGCGCAGCCATGGCCTGGCCTACGGCATAGGCGTGGAGATCGACGCCTGGATGGCGGCGGGCGTGACCGTCCTGGTGAACGGATCGCGGGCCTACCTGCCGCAGGCCTGCGCGCGCTATCCGGGCCTGTGCGCGGTGGAGATCGCGGTCGCGCCGCAAGCCCTGAAGCTGCGCCTGGCGGGACGCGGCCGCGAAAGCGGACACGCGCTGGAAGCAAGGCTGGCGCGCGCGACGACACCGTTCCACGTGCCGGCGGATTGCCTGCACCTGACGATAGACAACAACGGCGCGCCCGAAGAAGCGGCGACGAAACTGCTGGACATTGTCCGGCGGCGCCACGCATAG
- the phnC gene encoding phosphonate ABC transporter ATP-binding protein — MTYAIDVRGVSKSFRPGHKALDDVSLQVRDGEMVALLGASGSGKSTLLRHLAGFVAADAGGGEIRVNGDLIQRNGRISRDVRRARAGIGFVFQQFNLVGRLPVITNVLAGMLPRVPLYRSLLRWFLRGEIQVGLDALAQVGIEGHAFQRASNLSGGQQQRAAIARTLVQNARTILADEPIASLDPESSRRVMDTLAQINRARGVAVVVSLHQVDVAMRYCPRVVALRHGKVVYDGPSADLSPAMLQDLYGTELDELMPAAPPAEGLPPRAATGRPQLAAA; from the coding sequence ATGACTTATGCAATCGATGTGCGCGGGGTGAGCAAGTCCTTCCGTCCCGGGCACAAGGCCCTGGACGACGTGAGCCTGCAGGTGCGGGACGGCGAAATGGTCGCGCTGCTCGGCGCCTCGGGCTCCGGCAAGTCCACGCTGCTGCGCCACCTGGCCGGCTTCGTGGCGGCCGATGCCGGCGGCGGCGAGATCCGCGTCAACGGCGACCTGATCCAGCGCAACGGCCGCATCAGCCGCGACGTGCGCCGCGCGCGCGCGGGCATCGGTTTCGTCTTCCAGCAATTCAATCTGGTGGGCCGCCTGCCGGTCATCACCAATGTGCTGGCCGGCATGCTGCCGCGCGTTCCCCTGTACCGCAGCCTGCTGCGCTGGTTCCTGCGCGGCGAAATCCAGGTGGGCCTGGACGCCTTGGCGCAGGTGGGCATCGAAGGCCATGCCTTCCAGCGCGCCTCGAACCTGTCCGGCGGCCAGCAGCAGCGCGCCGCCATCGCGCGGACCCTGGTGCAGAACGCGCGCACCATCCTGGCCGACGAGCCCATCGCCTCGCTGGATCCCGAATCGTCGCGCCGCGTGATGGATACGCTGGCACAGATCAATCGCGCCCGCGGCGTGGCCGTCGTCGTTTCGCTGCACCAGGTCGATGTGGCCATGCGCTACTGCCCGCGGGTGGTGGCCCTGCGGCACGGCAAGGTGGTGTACGACGGTCCCTCGGCCGACCTGAGCCCGGCGATGCTGCAAGACCTGTATGGCACCGAACTGGACGAGCTGATGCCTGCCGCGCCGCCGGCGGAAGGCCTGCCGCCGCGCGCCGCCACGGGCCGTCCCCAGCTGGCCGCCGCCTGA
- the phnH gene encoding phosphonate C-P lyase system protein PhnH produces the protein MTMHHTAAAHAAAAAATLLPGFDDPVGGAQATFRAALQALAHPGAIQSLDAASGVPDGLSPAMTAMLLALADIDAPVWLPADVGETVRGFLRFHCGCPLVDEPAQARFVAVPAGCAAPALDRCDAGDPAYPDRSATLLLEVQAFDADTPLTLSGPGIPGSRALRVQGLPAGFQAQWAANHAMFPLGVDLFLTQGSRLCGLPRTTRMEN, from the coding sequence ATGACGATGCATCACACCGCCGCCGCGCACGCCGCGGCGGCCGCCGCCACGCTGCTGCCGGGATTCGACGATCCGGTCGGCGGCGCGCAGGCCACCTTTCGCGCCGCGCTGCAGGCGCTGGCCCATCCCGGCGCGATCCAGTCGCTGGACGCCGCCAGCGGGGTGCCCGATGGCCTGTCGCCCGCGATGACGGCCATGCTTCTGGCACTGGCCGATATCGACGCGCCCGTGTGGCTGCCCGCGGATGTCGGGGAAACGGTGCGGGGCTTCCTGCGCTTCCACTGCGGCTGCCCGCTGGTGGACGAGCCGGCGCAAGCGCGTTTCGTCGCCGTGCCGGCGGGCTGCGCGGCGCCCGCGCTGGATCGGTGCGACGCCGGCGATCCCGCCTATCCGGACCGGTCCGCGACCTTGCTGCTGGAAGTCCAGGCCTTCGACGCCGATACGCCGTTGACCCTGTCCGGGCCGGGAATTCCGGGCAGCCGCGCCTTGCGCGTGCAGGGCCTGCCCGCGGGCTTCCAGGCGCAATGGGCGGCCAATCATGCGATGTTCCCGCTGGGCGTGGACCTGTTCCTGACCCAGGGCAGCCGGCTTTGCGGCCTGCCGCGCACCACGCGGATGGAGAACTGA
- a CDS encoding S8 family serine peptidase, giving the protein MISSHVSTPAAAVPPDPMPAPVTPATPASQAADNATLTLESAGRDDPLYPYQWHLKNTGQRVFADTLPTPGIDLNIGTLHREGITGKGVVVAIHEQGRIDPGHEDLAPNLVLGGPVDPARSPAREVAHATATASIIGAVAHNGKGGRGIAPDARLLDMMAPGAHDLPTPILHNASGGNSPVYFAPYDASEYPDTELDSRHGKLFIKSAGNEFERPHKIGIDADACRAATMGTGISCLTATADKINTMANALTVGAVNAAGVKASYSNTGSALWVSGLGGEFGHERQYAEASGANGHTARLVESGAHGRSSRVDDAHLYAPAIVAADTTGVQQGLNREEPGYPRFNALDSASASPIDPSGNYTARANGTSAAAPTVTGVAALVLQANPRLTWRDIKYILATTARKLDPDRQKIVWQGLVLDDGWVTNAAGRAFSNWYGFGLVDASAAVQAARRHRLLGPLRNTGWLATAQTDVPVSAKDADAGKSRIAVDGDIKVETVQLRLRTTHKEPGQLHIVLTSPAGTRSIILPAHTMVKLIGTDEFSIDLAASNAFLDESARGTWTLQVIDARDPAPAAAIVSWELRVLGH; this is encoded by the coding sequence ATGATTTCCAGCCACGTTTCCACGCCCGCGGCCGCGGTGCCGCCCGACCCCATGCCGGCGCCCGTCACGCCGGCGACCCCCGCCAGCCAAGCCGCCGACAACGCGACGCTTACGCTCGAAAGCGCGGGGCGGGACGACCCGCTGTACCCTTATCAGTGGCACCTGAAGAACACCGGGCAGCGTGTCTTCGCCGATACCCTGCCCACGCCCGGGATAGACCTGAACATCGGCACGCTGCACCGCGAAGGTATCACCGGCAAGGGCGTCGTCGTGGCCATCCACGAACAAGGCCGCATCGATCCCGGGCACGAGGACCTGGCCCCCAACCTGGTGCTGGGCGGACCGGTGGACCCGGCCCGCTCGCCCGCGCGCGAGGTCGCGCACGCCACCGCCACGGCCAGCATCATCGGCGCCGTGGCGCACAACGGCAAGGGCGGCCGCGGCATCGCGCCCGACGCGAGGCTGCTCGACATGATGGCGCCCGGCGCGCACGATCTGCCCACGCCCATCCTGCACAACGCCAGCGGTGGCAATTCGCCGGTGTATTTCGCCCCGTACGATGCATCCGAATACCCCGATACCGAGCTCGATTCGCGTCACGGCAAGCTTTTCATCAAGTCCGCCGGCAACGAATTCGAGCGGCCCCACAAGATCGGTATCGATGCCGACGCCTGCCGTGCCGCGACGATGGGCACGGGCATCAGTTGCCTGACCGCGACGGCCGACAAGATCAATACCATGGCCAACGCCCTGACGGTGGGGGCGGTGAACGCCGCCGGCGTCAAGGCTTCCTATTCCAATACCGGCTCGGCGCTCTGGGTCAGCGGCCTGGGGGGCGAATTCGGCCACGAAAGGCAATACGCGGAGGCATCCGGCGCCAACGGCCATACCGCGCGGCTCGTCGAATCGGGCGCGCACGGAAGATCCTCGCGCGTCGACGATGCGCATTTGTACGCGCCGGCCATCGTCGCGGCGGATACCACGGGCGTGCAACAGGGCTTGAATCGCGAGGAACCGGGATATCCTCGCTTCAACGCGCTGGACAGCGCAAGCGCGTCGCCCATCGACCCCAGCGGCAACTACACCGCGCGCGCCAACGGTACCTCCGCCGCGGCGCCGACCGTGACGGGCGTTGCCGCGCTGGTGCTGCAGGCCAATCCCCGGCTGACGTGGCGCGACATCAAGTACATCCTGGCCACCACGGCGCGCAAGCTGGACCCGGACCGCCAGAAGATCGTCTGGCAAGGACTGGTGCTGGACGATGGCTGGGTGACCAACGCCGCCGGGCGCGCCTTCAGCAACTGGTATGGCTTTGGCCTGGTTGACGCAAGCGCCGCGGTACAGGCCGCGCGGCGCCATAGGCTGCTGGGGCCGCTGCGCAACACCGGCTGGCTGGCGACGGCGCAGACGGATGTGCCGGTCTCGGCCAAGGACGCCGACGCCGGGAAATCGCGCATCGCGGTGGACGGCGACATCAAGGTCGAGACCGTACAGCTGCGGCTGCGTACCACGCACAAGGAGCCCGGCCAGTTGCATATCGTGCTGACGTCGCCCGCGGGAACTCGCAGCATCATCCTGCCGGCGCACACCATGGTCAAGCTCATAGGCACCGACGAGTTCTCCATCGACCTGGCCGCATCCAACGCCTTCCTGGACGAGTCCGCGCGCGGCACCTGGACATTGCAGGTGATCGACGCCCGGGATCCGGCGCCCGCCGCCGCCATCGTTTCGTGGGAGCTGCGCGTGCTGGGGCATTGA
- the phnG gene encoding phosphonate C-P lyase system protein PhnG, giving the protein MISDTGGQPHAPRAAWMRVMALADPQALAGAYAGLGALPGYRKLRAPETGMAMVRGRAGGTGAQFNLGELSVTRCTVAFDDGVVGTAYVRGRAPRHAEQAAVLDGLLQMDAWRERVRRDVIEPLARAHAEQAAARAAAAGQTRVDFFTMVRGED; this is encoded by the coding sequence ATGATTTCGGATACCGGTGGACAGCCCCACGCCCCGCGCGCCGCCTGGATGCGCGTGATGGCCTTGGCGGATCCCCAGGCGCTGGCCGGCGCCTATGCCGGGCTGGGCGCGTTGCCCGGCTACCGCAAGCTGCGCGCGCCGGAGACCGGCATGGCGATGGTGCGCGGCCGTGCGGGCGGGACCGGCGCGCAATTCAACCTGGGCGAGCTTTCCGTGACGCGCTGTACCGTCGCCTTCGACGACGGCGTCGTCGGCACCGCGTATGTGCGGGGGCGCGCGCCGCGCCACGCGGAGCAGGCCGCCGTCCTGGACGGCCTGCTGCAGATGGATGCCTGGCGCGAGCGCGTGCGGCGCGACGTTATCGAGCCGCTGGCGCGCGCCCATGCCGAGCAGGCCGCCGCGCGCGCGGCGGCCGCCGGACAGACGCGCGTCGATTTCTTCACCATGGTGCGCGGAGAGGACTGA
- a CDS encoding acyltransferase family protein, whose product MGLLRTLFALSVVLDHSPFNDGNMLVGGRLAVQLFYVISGFLISYILATDPAYRSTARFYENRLLRLFPTYLAVAVVALALNWVANPEFIDVYRRSPDSADLFLVLSNLFIFGQDWLMFFGIRNGTLAFTGSYAASDVPLYQGLLVPQAWTLGVELSFYLIAPFVLRSMWRVAALFLASLALRAVLLHMGVAQSDPWTYRFFPLELALFLAGALSHRLLLPGWQRLVARFHYLPELATGLFVVYALFHFSVTINHNVRDALALAVFTGILPLTFIYQSRHRLDKKIGQLSYPIYISHAVAILLVHQATSWLGLTDALAISVLNVLLSLMLAVVLWRLIDSRIERLRERVKSGAPSGAPARALRA is encoded by the coding sequence ATGGGCTTGCTCAGGACTTTATTCGCGCTATCCGTGGTTCTGGACCACTCACCTTTCAATGACGGCAATATGCTGGTGGGCGGACGCCTTGCGGTGCAGCTTTTCTATGTCATTTCGGGTTTCCTGATTTCGTACATCCTGGCCACCGACCCGGCTTATCGCAGCACGGCACGCTTCTACGAGAACCGCTTGCTGCGGCTGTTTCCCACGTATCTGGCGGTCGCCGTCGTCGCGCTGGCGCTGAACTGGGTGGCCAACCCGGAATTCATCGACGTATACCGCCGCAGCCCCGACAGTGCCGACCTGTTCCTGGTGCTTTCGAACCTGTTCATTTTTGGCCAGGACTGGCTGATGTTCTTCGGCATACGCAACGGTACGCTGGCCTTCACGGGCAGCTATGCCGCCAGCGACGTGCCGCTGTACCAGGGCTTGCTGGTGCCGCAGGCCTGGACGCTGGGCGTGGAGCTGAGCTTCTACCTGATCGCGCCGTTCGTGCTGCGTTCGATGTGGCGGGTGGCGGCCCTGTTCCTGGCGTCGCTCGCGCTGCGCGCGGTGCTGTTGCATATGGGCGTGGCGCAGTCCGACCCGTGGACGTATCGCTTCTTCCCGCTGGAACTGGCGCTGTTCCTGGCCGGCGCCCTGTCGCACCGGCTGTTGCTGCCGGGCTGGCAGCGGCTGGTCGCGCGCTTCCATTACCTGCCGGAACTGGCCACCGGCCTGTTCGTGGTGTATGCCTTGTTCCACTTCTCGGTGACGATCAACCACAACGTGCGCGACGCCCTGGCGCTGGCGGTGTTCACCGGCATCCTGCCGCTGACTTTCATCTATCAGTCGCGGCACAGGCTGGATAAAAAAATCGGGCAGCTGAGCTACCCGATCTATATCTCGCATGCCGTCGCCATTCTGCTGGTGCATCAGGCGACGAGCTGGCTGGGCCTGACCGACGCGCTGGCGATCTCGGTGCTGAACGTCCTGCTGTCGCTGATGCTGGCCGTGGTGCTCTGGCGCCTGATAGACAGCAGGATCGAAAGGCTGCGCGAGCGCGTCAAGTCCGGCGCGCCGTCAGGCGCTCCGGCGCGCGCCCTGCGGGCTTGA
- the phnD gene encoding phosphonate ABC transporter substrate-binding protein codes for MLRRTFCALVASAALTAPAFAQDAKTLNFGIISTESSSNLRSAWQPVIDDLSKAVGVPVKPFFASDYAGIIEGMRFNKVQLAWYGNLSAIEAVDRSQGEVFAHVIDKDGNPGYWSVLVTAKDGKVKSLDDVLKNGKTMSYGAGDPNSTSGTAVPNYYLWGANKIDAKSFFKNFRIANHETNLLSAMNGQVDVAITNTEAIARYQISTGHNAEEKIRILWKSPLIPADPLVWRTDLPADLKKKVQAFFVNYGKTGPNAAQELKNLQGLTYKGFVQSDNTQLLPVRQINLAGQRAKVEHDTTLGAQEKQQKLAELDAKLADLAKQVTAAKAQQ; via the coding sequence ATGCTTCGCAGAACCTTTTGCGCCCTCGTCGCCTCCGCGGCCCTGACCGCTCCGGCGTTCGCCCAGGACGCGAAGACCCTGAATTTCGGCATTATCTCGACCGAATCGTCCTCCAATCTGCGCAGCGCCTGGCAGCCGGTTATCGATGACCTGAGCAAGGCCGTCGGCGTGCCGGTCAAGCCCTTCTTCGCGTCCGACTACGCCGGCATCATCGAAGGCATGCGTTTCAACAAGGTCCAGCTGGCCTGGTACGGCAACCTGTCGGCCATCGAGGCGGTGGACCGTTCCCAGGGCGAAGTCTTTGCCCACGTGATCGACAAGGACGGCAATCCCGGCTACTGGTCGGTGCTGGTCACCGCCAAGGACGGCAAGGTCAAGTCCCTGGACGACGTGCTGAAGAACGGCAAGACCATGAGCTACGGCGCCGGCGATCCCAACTCGACCTCGGGCACGGCCGTTCCCAATTACTACCTGTGGGGCGCGAACAAGATCGATGCGAAGAGTTTCTTCAAGAATTTCCGCATCGCCAACCACGAGACCAATCTGCTGTCGGCGATGAACGGCCAGGTGGACGTGGCGATCACCAATACCGAAGCGATCGCGCGCTACCAGATCAGCACCGGCCACAATGCGGAGGAAAAGATCCGCATCCTGTGGAAGTCGCCGCTGATTCCCGCCGATCCGCTGGTGTGGCGCACCGACCTGCCGGCCGACCTGAAGAAGAAAGTGCAGGCCTTCTTCGTGAACTACGGCAAGACCGGCCCCAACGCCGCGCAGGAGCTGAAGAACCTGCAGGGCCTGACCTACAAGGGCTTCGTCCAATCCGACAACACGCAGCTGCTGCCCGTGCGCCAGATCAACCTGGCCGGCCAGCGTGCCAAGGTGGAGCACGACACGACGCTGGGCGCCCAGGAAAAGCAGCAGAAGCTGGCGGAGCTGGATGCCAAGCTGGCGGACCTGGCCAAGCAGGTCACCGCCGCCAAGGCGCAACAGTAA